The Mercurialis annua linkage group LG2, ddMerAnnu1.2, whole genome shotgun sequence genome contains a region encoding:
- the LOC126667276 gene encoding probable metal-nicotianamine transporter YSL6, producing MTTESTAMPETLLQPLISDEIPKWRDQITIRGLVVSAVLGTLFCILEHRLSLAAGIVPAMNIVAALLSFFIVKMWTSFWSKFGFSTIPFTKQENTVIQTCIVACYGVAVSGGFSTYLLAMDERMYQLVGVDYPGNRPEDVKNPGLGWMICFLFGVSFLGIFSIVSLRKVMIVDYDLAYPTGTATAVLINSFHTNTGLADNQASYVGKFFTLSFCWSCFKWFFSGVDDSCGFDHFPSLGLTLMKYSFYFDFNPSFIGCGLICPHQVNCSILLGAIIFQGFLLPYISKQSGIWYQDNLHDSDLKGLGGYKILMSISLILGDGIYNLIKIAVLTLKKMQNSPKQDDLPICNNGTSSKLILELRNEMFLKDRISPWNAGFGFISMAVISALTIPIIFPQLKWYLVLISSVLAPIFAFCNSYGTGLTDMSMLTTYGKIGIFIIASLVGTNGGVIAGLSGCGAIITSASSASDLMQDFKTGYLTLTSSKAMFISQLAGTAIGCIVAPLTFWLYWNAFDIGSPDGPYPAPYAILFRQMAILGVSGFSQLPKYSLVIFCSFLMLGLVLNILRDVVSSKSSRFIPIPTAMAIPIFVGGNFAIDMFVGTVIGYVWERRNEKNAEDYGSSVASGLICGDGLWTIPCAILSISRINPPICMDFRPSLSR from the coding sequence ATGACAACAGAAAGCACAGCTATGCCTGAAACATTATTACAGCCATTGATTTCTGATGAAATTCCAAAATGGAGGGATCAGATCACAATTAGAGGATTAGTGGTGAGTGCTGTATTAGGAACCCTGTTCTGCATTTTAGAGCACAGACTGAGTTTAGCAGCAGGAATCGTCCCTGCTATGAATATAGTTGCTGCATTGCTTTCTTTTTTCATTGTCAAAATGTGGACTAGTTTTTGGTCAAAATTTGGGTTCTCCACAATCCCTTTTACTAAACAAGAAAATACCGTAATCCAAACTTGTATCGTTGCTTGCTATGGCGTCGCAGTTAGCGGCGGATTTAGTACGTATCTGCTTGCAATGGACGAAAGGATGTATCAACTGGTTGGTGTTGATTACCCCGGAAATCGCCCGGAAGACGTAAAGAATCCCGGGTTAGGATggatgatttgtttcttatttggTGTTAGTTTTCTAGGGATTTTTAGTATTGTTTCGCTACGTAAGGTCATGATCGTAGATTATGACCTCGCTTATCCTACCGGAACTGCAACAGCTGTATTGATTAATAGCTTTCATACGAATACAGGACTCGCGGATAATCAAGCGAGTTATGTCGGGAAGTTTTTCACCTTGAGTTTCTGTTGGAGTTGCTTCAAGTGGTTCTTTAGTGGTGTTGATGATTCTTGTGGATTTGATCATTTTCCAAGCTTAGGTTTGACACTTATGAAGTACTCATTCTATTTTGATTTCAATCCTAGCTTTATTGGCTGTGGCCTTATTTGCCCTCACCAAGTAAACTGTTCTATTCTTCTTGGAGCAATCATATTTCAGGGGTTTCTGTTACCTTACATTTCGAAACAATCCGGAATTTGGTATCAGGACAATCTACATGACAGTGATCTAAAAGGCCTCGGCGGATATAAGATTCTCATGTCGATTTCACTTATTCTCGGAGATGGCATCTACAATCTAATCAAGATTGCAGTACTAACATTAAAGAAAATGCAGAATAGCCCGAAACAGGATGACCTACCGATCTGCAATAACGGaaccagctcgaaactcatTCTCGAGCTAAGAAATGAAATGTTCCTGAAGGATAGAATTTCTCCTTGGAATGCAGGTTTTGGGTTTATAAGCATGGCAGTAATTTCAGCATTGACCATACCGATAATATTTCCGCAACTAAAGTGGTATTTAGTACTAATCTCTAGTGTTCTAGCACCAATTTTCGCCTTCTGCAACTCGTACGGCACTGGACTGACAGACATGAGCATGCTTACCACTTATGGAAAGATTGGAATTTTCATAATCGCTTCGTTAGTCGGAACAAATGGCGGCGTAATAGCTGGATTATCAGGCTGTGGTGCAATTATAACAAGTGCCTCTTCTGCATCAGATTTAATGCAAGATTTTAAGACAGGTTATCTAACCTTAACTTCTTCAAAAGCTATGTTCATAAGCCAATTAGCAGGAACAGCAATCGGATGCATCGTTGCGCCATTAACATTCTGGTTGTATTGGAATGCGTTCGACATTGGATCACCCGACGGACCATATCCGGCTCCGTACGCAATTCTTTTTCGGCAAATGGCGATTCTTGGAGTTTCAGGATTTTCTCAGCTGCCAAAGTATTCTTTAGTGATATTCTGCAGTTTCTTGATGTTGGGGTTGGTTTTGAACATTCTGAGAGATGTAGTCTCGTCGAAAAGTTCGAGATTTATTCCGATTCCGACGGCGATGGCCATCCCGATATTTGTGGGAGGTAACTTTGCGATTGACATGTTTGTAGGGACAGTAATAGGATATGTTTGGGAGAGAAGGAATGAGAAAAATGCAGAGGATTATGGAAGTTCAGTTGCTTCAGGTTTAATATGTGGTGATGGATTATGGACAATTCCTTGTGCTATACTCTCAATATCAAGAATTAATCCTCCTATTTGCATGGATTTTAGACCTTCTTTAAGTAGATGA
- the LOC126667724 gene encoding actin-related protein 2/3 complex subunit 2B → MACFERASPALKEILLKLYRSRKPLDIDHHLYEFGSVEYYIQSSGADPHHNFLSISTPLLSQGPLQSYGLSPYTIQTIKEVCSDAVEIIEPPQEGYQLTLKLNFAKIPSEKESEKVIRRISSVQAVILSSQLKEMLENVNSQEMSQGTYKPFKLVYHPREPFYVIKKPQKLTAIFPMRFKEPSDVVIATAFFQELMDVGSSERWAKAPPCTWSPIPPPELRGEPIEDLSTNGGFVSFDISSRHVEGKKLEKTVWSLLNFYAYTRNHVKCTRGFIQRRMKKRLESLVEVLHMEIQDVNEDGKKVKANAGCGYVKKLVSFPKSAMLKQRCGEFTKKLKQSRFRIKIHGFRRFRRRWFSIPNFSSTLGYTKLD, encoded by the exons ATGGCATGCTTCGAGAGGGCGTCACCCGCGTTAAAGGAGATCCTGCTCAAGTTATATCG TTCAAGAAAACCTCTGGATATTGATCATCACTTGTATGAATTTGGATCTGTAGAATACTACATTCAG TCTTCAGGGGCAGATCCACATCATAACTTCCTATCAATATCAACACCACTGTTGTCTCAAGGACCTCTGCAATCATACGGGTTATCACCATACACTATACAGACGATAAAAGAGGTTTGTTCTGATGCTGTAGAGATTATTGAACCCCCACAAGAAGGATATCAGCTCACTCTAAAACTTAATTTCGCCAAGATTCCAAGTGAAAAAG AATCTGAAAAAGTAATTAGACGAATTTCTTCAGTTCAAGCAGTTATATTGAGTTCCCAGCTGAAAGAAATGCTGGAGAATGTCAATTCCCAGGAGATGTCTCAGGGGACGTATAAACCATTCAAACTCGTCTATCATCCAAGAGAGCCTTTTTATGTCATCAAAAAG CCACAAAAATTAACTGCAATATTCCCGATGCGTTTTAAAGAACCTTCAGACGTGGTTATTGCAACAGCATTTTTTCAG GAACTTATGGATGTCGGAAGTTCTGAAAGATGGGCTAAAGCACCACCTTGCACCTGGTCCCCTATTCCTCCGCCCGAATTGAGAGGAGAACCTATAGAAGATTTAAGCACCAACGGAGGGTTTGTTTCTTTTG ATATTTCATCACGTCATGTTGAAGGTAAAAAACTAGAAAAGACAGTTTGGAGTTTATTAAACTTTTATGCCTATACGAGAAACCATGTGAAG TGCACTCGAGGATTCATACAGAGAAGGATGAAAAAGCGTTTAGAAAGCTTGGTTGAG GTCCTCCACATGGAAATTCAGGATGTAAATGAGGatggtaaaaaggttaaag CAAATGCAGGATGTGGATATGTTAAGAAACTGGTCAGCTTCCCAAAATCTGCAATGCTTAAACAAAGATGTGGCGAGTTCACCAAAAAGCTTAAACAAAGTCGTTTTCGaattaaaatccatggatttaggCGCTTTAGAAGACGTTGGTTCTCAATCCCAAACTTCTCTTCTACATTGGGATATACTAAACTGGATTGA
- the LOC126668093 gene encoding uncharacterized protein LOC126668093, with amino-acid sequence MAMQLTATLFLLPIGLRRLYCSSSLFLKTPSLFKSKSWYISDSKLKNLDLYILIISLPIASFSEFFIFLSFNGHPTYHFAFLQQSLVLFLYWVLTILILLHGSSIIDPLLVNDSFLFACTGIVFFLEYLVIGKGISGVVSEVVYGLCGDLSVICGLCCLYLAVKPSAFFVEFCLCCGLVFKGTWFLQTGLCLYTDVFVFKGCQKVVVLVGSENAEVKCDLEEDGLRGVALVNLLFIGHAIGVLLVSLGMFALLSSGRVSRHGETSGPLLAGFESDGNSMRAMSEFELE; translated from the coding sequence atGGCGATGCAATTAACAGCCACCCTATTCCTCCTCCCAATTGGGCTGAGACGCCTCTACTGCTCCTCCTCTCTATTCCTCAAGACCCCATCTCTCTTCAAATCCAAATCATGGTACATCTCCGATTCCAAACTGAAAAATCTTGATTTATACATCCTCATAATATCTCTTCCCATTGCTTCCTTCTCAGAGTTTTTCATTTTCTTGTCATTCAACGGCCACCCAACTTATCATTTCGCATTCTTGCAACAATCTCTGGTTCTTTTTCTTTACTGGGTATTAACAATTTTGATTCTGTTACATGGTAGTTCCATAATTGACCCATTACTTGTTAATGATAGTTTCTTGTTTGCTTGTACTGGGATTGTATTCTTTTTGGAGTATTTAGTTATTGGTAAAGGAATTTCTGGTGTTGTTAGTGAGGTCGTTTATGGGTTATGTGGTGATTTGAGTGTTATTTGTGGGTTGTGTTGTTTGTACTTGGCTGTTAAGCCTAGTGCTTTTTTTGTTGAGTTTTGTTTGTGTTGTGGGTTGGTTTTTAAAGGGACTTGGTTTTTGCAAACTGGGCTGTGTTTGTATACTGATGTCTTTGTGTTTAAAGGGTGTCAGAAGGTGGTGGTTTTGGTTGGTAGTGAGAATGCTGAGGTTAAGTGTGATCTTGAGGAGGATGGATTGAGAGGTGTTGCTTTGGTTAATTTGTTGTTTATTGGGCATGCTATTGGGGTTTTGCTTGTAAGCTTGGGGATGTTTGCTTTATTGTCGAGTGGTAGAGTTTCTAGGCATGGTGAGACGAGTGGTCCGTTGCTGGCGGGGTTTGAATCTGATGGTAATTCGATGCGCGCGATGTCTGAATTTGAGCTGGAATGA